The Microthrixaceae bacterium genome contains a region encoding:
- a CDS encoding phage major capsid protein, with protein sequence MTLLEQIRASIRECLDTRAGHMAVIDSVIAAAEARDDSALSDAETAQFNEARSAVAAADADLAQLQEREAELVALEEARAAADAVAARFPAPNGSPEIRVGAEPVVYRDGGEHSFLQDAYRSEFGGDWQAQERLERHQRMALETRDVGTGAFGALVPPQYLVDMFAPIARAGRPIANSVRRLPLPAGGMTFNVPRGTTGTTTAVQAAENDAVSETNFDETTLAVSLQTIAGQQDVSRQALERGVGIDLVVFGDLASHYATVLDTSVYTAITGTAGIEAVTYTDASPTVAEFFPKLADAVQRVNSNRFMPATAIFMHPRRWGWLTAAVDTTNRPLIGLNAPSNAVGVGVAAEYGQVVGSLFGLPVVTDANMATDLGAGTNEDLVIVAKADDILLWEDGDGAPRELRFEQTNGGNLTVKLVAYGYSATTAGRYPKAIATVGGTGLVTPTF encoded by the coding sequence ATGACCCTGCTCGAACAGATCCGAGCTTCTATCCGTGAGTGCCTCGACACTCGCGCCGGCCACATGGCCGTCATCGATTCGGTGATCGCTGCGGCCGAGGCCCGAGACGATTCAGCACTCAGCGATGCCGAGACCGCACAGTTCAACGAGGCCCGTTCCGCCGTCGCTGCCGCTGATGCCGATCTCGCCCAGCTTCAGGAGCGTGAGGCCGAGCTCGTTGCGCTCGAAGAGGCCCGTGCTGCTGCTGACGCTGTGGCTGCCCGCTTCCCTGCCCCTAACGGGTCCCCTGAGATCCGTGTCGGCGCTGAGCCTGTCGTGTACCGCGACGGTGGTGAGCACTCGTTCCTTCAGGATGCCTACCGCTCCGAGTTCGGTGGCGACTGGCAGGCCCAGGAGCGGCTGGAGCGTCATCAGCGGATGGCGCTGGAGACCCGCGATGTCGGCACCGGTGCGTTCGGTGCGTTGGTTCCACCGCAGTACCTGGTGGACATGTTCGCTCCGATCGCTCGGGCTGGTCGCCCGATCGCCAACTCGGTGCGTCGGCTCCCGCTGCCTGCTGGTGGGATGACCTTCAACGTCCCGCGTGGCACCACCGGCACCACCACCGCCGTCCAGGCGGCCGAGAACGACGCCGTGTCGGAAACCAACTTCGATGAGACCACCCTGGCCGTGTCTCTCCAGACCATTGCCGGCCAGCAGGACGTTTCCCGTCAGGCGTTGGAGCGTGGGGTCGGCATCGATCTGGTGGTGTTCGGTGACCTCGCTTCGCACTATGCGACCGTGCTGGACACTTCGGTGTACACCGCCATCACCGGCACTGCCGGGATCGAGGCCGTGACCTACACCGACGCGTCCCCCACTGTGGCCGAGTTCTTCCCGAAGCTGGCTGACGCTGTGCAGCGGGTGAACTCGAACCGGTTCATGCCTGCCACCGCGATCTTCATGCACCCCCGCCGGTGGGGCTGGCTGACCGCTGCCGTGGACACCACCAACCGTCCCCTCATCGGCTTGAACGCCCCCTCCAACGCTGTTGGTGTGGGTGTTGCTGCCGAGTACGGGCAGGTCGTCGGGTCGCTGTTCGGTCTGCCCGTCGTCACCGACGCCAACATGGCCACCGACCTCGGTGCCGGCACCAATGAGGACCTGGTGATCGTGGCGAAGGCTGACGACATCCTCCTGTGGGAGGACGGCGACGGTGCCCCCCGTGAGCTGCGTTTCGAGCAGACCAACGGCGGCAACCTGACCGTGAAGCTCGTTGCTTACGGCTACTCGGCCACCACGGCCGGGCGTTACCCGAAGGCCATCGCCACTGTCGGTGGCACCGGTCTGGTTACGCCGACCTTCTAG
- a CDS encoding DNA adenine methylase: MKAPFPWFGGKRKVATEVWSALGDVDNYVEPFAGSLAVLLERPTWHKGSTSTVNDADRFVSNFWRALAADPEGVAAHADWPVNEADLEARHLWLVTSGRERVNALASDPDFFDVKVAGWWVWGICSWIGSGWCAGSGPWMLDDDGRLSKRPHLGDAGQGINGDQTPAPPPRRRRAGDQPPAPPPRRRRAGDRGVPAWTGPGVAGRSGVLRRLVACRHERCTRLRVNCGCVPRPAVSG; this comes from the coding sequence GTGAAGGCGCCGTTCCCGTGGTTCGGCGGCAAGCGCAAGGTGGCGACAGAGGTGTGGTCTGCGTTGGGTGACGTAGACAACTACGTCGAGCCGTTCGCCGGTTCCTTGGCCGTGCTCCTCGAGCGGCCGACGTGGCACAAGGGGTCGACGTCGACGGTCAACGACGCTGACCGGTTCGTGTCGAACTTCTGGCGTGCGCTCGCAGCGGACCCGGAGGGAGTGGCCGCCCACGCTGACTGGCCGGTGAACGAGGCGGATCTGGAGGCCCGTCACCTGTGGCTCGTCACGTCAGGCAGGGAGCGGGTCAATGCGCTCGCATCCGATCCCGACTTCTTTGACGTGAAAGTAGCCGGGTGGTGGGTGTGGGGTATCTGCTCGTGGATCGGGTCGGGGTGGTGCGCGGGCTCTGGCCCGTGGATGCTCGACGATGACGGACGACTGAGCAAGCGCCCCCACCTCGGCGACGCCGGGCAGGGGATCAACGGGGATCAAACGCCAGCTCCCCCACCTCGGCGACGCCGGGCAGGGGATCAACCGCCAGCTCCCCCACCTCGGCGACGCCGGGCAGGGGATCGAGGAGTACCTGCATGGACTGGCCCGGGTGTTGCGGGGCGTTCGGGTGTGCTGCGGCGACTGGTCGCGTGTCGTCACGAACGGTGCACTCGCCTACGGGTCAACTGTGGGTGTGTTCCTCGACCCGCCGTATCTGGGTGA
- a CDS encoding WhiB family transcriptional regulator, with amino-acid sequence MSGDRIRVRAEAGLVSNPVLVPVWPEAACRGSGLDWFPPHHDLRAEAAAINVCRTCPHQAECLAWAVEHDECGIWGGTTDRERLRAKIRGKRPIRHGTEAGAVEHRRQGIPTCDECATARLAAERARRARRQAQEADG; translated from the coding sequence GTGAGCGGCGACCGAATCAGGGTGCGTGCCGAGGCCGGTCTCGTCTCCAACCCAGTGCTGGTGCCGGTGTGGCCGGAGGCGGCGTGTCGTGGCAGCGGTCTCGACTGGTTCCCGCCCCATCACGACCTGCGGGCTGAGGCCGCTGCGATCAACGTGTGCCGCACCTGCCCGCACCAGGCCGAGTGTCTGGCGTGGGCTGTGGAGCACGACGAGTGCGGCATCTGGGGTGGCACGACCGACCGGGAACGGTTGCGGGCCAAGATCCGGGGCAAACGTCCGATCCGTCACGGCACGGAGGCGGGTGCGGTGGAGCATCGACGCCAGGGCATCCCGACGTGTGACGAGTGCGCTACGGCTCGGCTCGCTGCTGAGCGGGCAAGGCGGGCAAGGCGGCAAGCGCAGGAGGCGGATGGGTGA
- a CDS encoding AAA family ATPase, with protein sequence MSMPQAAAHELEPLHVLEEQAAAEGLTARPSRTRQDVPHDTDAEIGVLGVMLYSMTAAETVLGLGLEPEHFYAPRHQAIYTAICETVAAGEQPDPVTVPPRGNGSFDGRDLLSIVTHAPLSTSAPAYTRRIIHTARLRALLSGALEAANSARNGDLDTSLAQLQRLAAAQPADDAGTTWTPVDLAAVIDGDGPPEPTMLARDDGHQLLYAGRVHAFNAESESGKSWLACAAAAERLTEGEHVIYLDFEDHATGIVGRLRALGVDRDAIIGRLHYVRPDDPIDPVAIAALERLLIDHQPTLAIVDGVTEVMVQNGWSINDNDDAAKFLLALPRRIARHGCAVVLIDHVPKDKEARGRYGIGAQHKLAGVDGAVYRLEVTQPFGLGRTGTSRITVAKDRPGHVRGFASGGETVGTLQLTSRADGDVSLAILCPESDTPIRTRPTTLMEQVATAIQGPK encoded by the coding sequence GTGAGTATGCCCCAGGCCGCCGCCCACGAACTCGAACCCCTCCACGTCCTAGAGGAGCAGGCCGCCGCCGAAGGACTGACGGCACGGCCCAGCCGGACCCGCCAAGACGTACCCCACGACACCGACGCCGAGATCGGCGTCCTCGGGGTGATGCTCTACTCGATGACCGCAGCCGAGACCGTCCTCGGTCTCGGCCTTGAGCCCGAGCACTTCTACGCCCCGCGGCATCAAGCGATCTACACCGCCATCTGTGAGACCGTCGCCGCCGGCGAGCAACCCGATCCGGTCACCGTCCCACCGAGAGGCAACGGCAGCTTCGACGGGCGCGACCTCCTGTCGATAGTCACCCACGCTCCCCTGTCGACCAGCGCACCCGCCTACACCCGGCGGATCATCCACACTGCCCGGTTGCGGGCGCTGCTCAGCGGGGCGCTAGAAGCGGCCAACTCGGCCCGCAACGGCGACCTAGACACCAGCCTCGCCCAACTCCAGCGCCTCGCAGCCGCCCAACCCGCCGACGACGCCGGGACCACCTGGACCCCCGTCGACCTCGCAGCCGTCATCGACGGCGATGGGCCACCCGAGCCCACCATGCTCGCCCGCGACGACGGGCACCAGCTCCTCTACGCCGGGCGCGTCCACGCGTTCAACGCGGAGTCTGAATCGGGCAAGAGCTGGCTGGCATGCGCCGCCGCCGCCGAGCGTCTCACCGAAGGCGAACACGTCATCTACCTCGACTTCGAAGACCACGCCACGGGCATCGTCGGCCGACTCCGGGCCCTCGGCGTGGACCGTGACGCCATCATCGGCCGACTCCACTACGTGCGCCCAGACGACCCGATCGACCCGGTGGCCATCGCCGCACTAGAGCGGCTCCTGATCGACCACCAACCAACCCTGGCCATCGTGGATGGCGTCACAGAGGTGATGGTACAGAACGGGTGGTCGATCAACGACAACGACGACGCCGCCAAGTTCCTCCTGGCGCTCCCCCGACGGATCGCCCGTCACGGATGCGCCGTCGTGCTCATCGACCACGTGCCCAAAGACAAGGAGGCCAGAGGCCGGTACGGCATCGGGGCCCAACACAAGCTGGCCGGGGTGGATGGGGCTGTGTACCGCCTGGAGGTCACCCAACCGTTCGGGCTCGGCCGCACCGGCACCAGCCGGATCACCGTCGCCAAGGACCGGCCAGGCCACGTCCGTGGCTTCGCTTCTGGCGGTGAGACGGTCGGGACGTTGCAGCTCACCTCACGGGCCGACGGTGATGTGTCGCTAGCCATCTTGTGCCCCGAGTCAGACACACCAATAAGGACCCGCCCGACCACTCTCATGGAGCAGGTTGCAACGGCAATCCAAGGCCCTAAATGA